The following are from one region of the Candidatus Equadaptatus faecalis genome:
- the efp gene encoding elongation factor P: MAQVVDTSDFRSGLKIKWEGGMWAILTCDHHKMGRGGAVIRAKMRNLVTGASMEQSFKSGERFERIIFEEKPAQYQYKDGDDYIFMDMESYDQVMLTEEVLGDTVKYLVDDLEVSFDMYEGRVMGIEIPNTVTLTITSTPPGFKGDTASGGGKPATCETGLVINVPFFVEEGEKVLVDTRTGEYLERAKK, translated from the coding sequence ATGGCACAGGTAGTGGATACCAGCGATTTCCGCTCAGGTCTGAAAATCAAATGGGAAGGCGGCATGTGGGCAATACTTACGTGCGACCACCACAAAATGGGACGCGGCGGAGCAGTTATTCGCGCCAAGATGCGCAATCTTGTCACCGGAGCTTCAATGGAGCAGTCTTTCAAATCGGGCGAACGCTTTGAAAGAATTATCTTTGAAGAGAAACCGGCTCAGTACCAGTACAAAGACGGTGACGACTACATTTTCATGGATATGGAATCCTATGACCAGGTTATGCTGACGGAAGAAGTCCTTGGTGATACGGTCAAGTATCTCGTTGACGATCTTGAAGTCAGTTTTGACATGTATGAAGGACGCGTCATGGGTATTGAAATTCCGAATACGGTAACTTTGACGATTACGAGCACCCCTCCGGGATTCAAGGGCGATACTGCGTCAGGCGGCGGCAAGCCTGCAACGTGTGAGACGGGGCTTGTGATCAACGTTCCTTTCTTCGTTGAAGAAGGAGAAAAGGTGCTTGTAGATACCAGAACAGGCGAATATTTGGAGCGCGCAAAGAAGTAA
- the xseA gene encoding exodeoxyribonuclease VII large subunit, translated as MYRAAPQTDILTVDEMTEKVRLAVCAVPELRELSVRGELQGFKRHSSGHVYFTLLGKNSRVSCVLWRSQAAAVLSWPKDGDEVLVRGHMDVYGAYGSYQIYASTLLPLGAGAKARAKALLQQKLEAEGLFDPENKKEFPKYPERVAVITSPTGAALQDVLRISAKRWPSAEIVVIPSLMQGMAAAEEITSAFAKVRQLKGISAVMLVRGGGSRDDLDVFDDEKVVRAVSSCPFPVVTGLGHQIDSTLCDLAADSESPTPSGAAEFLFPDVKEVTASVASFEEMLFKTVNYKLENELNRLDDILERFSFAMLKGRLAPLEEKVNSQLGILAEKIKNRISAAENSLVRLAAEINAASPLNVLAKGYTLCLDSDGRMLESAEQLLPEQRMTVQFYDGCAETVISKILKKKLRGAE; from the coding sequence ATGTACAGAGCTGCGCCGCAGACCGATATTCTGACCGTTGACGAAATGACCGAAAAGGTCAGGCTTGCGGTTTGCGCTGTTCCCGAACTCAGGGAACTTTCGGTGCGCGGCGAGCTTCAGGGATTTAAGCGGCACAGCAGCGGACACGTGTATTTCACGCTTCTCGGCAAAAATTCGCGCGTTTCCTGCGTGTTGTGGCGTTCACAGGCTGCTGCTGTCCTGAGCTGGCCAAAAGACGGCGACGAGGTGCTTGTACGCGGACATATGGATGTCTACGGTGCCTACGGTTCGTATCAGATTTACGCCTCAACGCTGCTGCCTCTCGGCGCAGGGGCAAAAGCCAGGGCAAAAGCCTTGCTGCAGCAGAAACTTGAGGCTGAAGGTCTTTTTGACCCTGAAAATAAAAAGGAATTTCCTAAATATCCGGAACGGGTGGCAGTTATAACGTCGCCTACGGGCGCTGCCCTGCAGGACGTGCTGAGAATTTCAGCCAAAAGATGGCCCTCGGCTGAAATTGTAGTAATTCCGAGCCTTATGCAGGGAATGGCAGCAGCGGAAGAAATTACTTCTGCATTTGCCAAAGTCCGGCAGCTTAAAGGAATTTCCGCCGTTATGCTTGTGCGCGGCGGAGGCAGCAGAGATGATTTGGACGTGTTTGACGACGAAAAGGTCGTGAGGGCGGTAAGTTCCTGCCCTTTTCCGGTTGTAACCGGACTGGGACACCAGATAGACAGCACTTTGTGCGACCTTGCAGCTGATTCCGAATCGCCGACGCCGTCAGGAGCAGCCGAGTTTCTTTTCCCTGACGTGAAAGAGGTAACAGCCTCAGTCGCTTCGTTTGAGGAAATGCTGTTCAAAACTGTAAATTACAAACTGGAAAACGAGTTGAACAGGCTTGACGATATACTTGAGCGTTTTTCTTTTGCAATGCTGAAAGGCCGGCTCGCTCCTTTGGAAGAAAAAGTGAATTCACAGCTTGGTATTCTTGCCGAAAAAATCAAAAACAGAATATCGGCTGCCGAAAACAGTCTTGTACGTCTTGCCGCCGAGATAAACGCAGCATCGCCGCTGAACGTGCTGGCGAAGGGTTACACGCTCTGCCTTGATTCTGACGGCAGAATGCTTGAGTCAGCGGAACAGCTTTTACCGGAGCAGCGTATGACGGTTCAGTTTTACGATGGTTGTGCGGAAACTGTAATCAGCAAAATTTTGAAGAAGAAATTAAGAGGCGCGGAATAA
- the nusB gene encoding transcription antitermination factor NusB — MNEKALHARKARELALQLVYQAYARPDDEPEEIYNCFASDFASEAVDLDKARELFLGVCGNKDKFEEILLENLVGWRPERISMVDKAAIFIALYEIYSSENPVPVPVAIDECVEIAKRFGSDDSGRFVNGVLGNIIRNNKI; from the coding sequence TTGAACGAAAAGGCATTACACGCCAGAAAGGCACGCGAACTTGCGCTGCAGCTTGTTTATCAGGCGTATGCGAGACCGGACGACGAGCCGGAAGAAATATACAACTGCTTTGCTTCTGATTTTGCTTCCGAAGCCGTCGATCTTGACAAAGCACGGGAGCTTTTTCTCGGTGTGTGCGGAAATAAAGATAAGTTTGAAGAAATACTTCTTGAAAATCTTGTCGGCTGGAGACCGGAAAGAATTTCAATGGTTGATAAAGCGGCAATTTTTATCGCGCTTTATGAAATTTACAGCAGCGAAAATCCGGTACCCGTCCCTGTCGCTATAGATGAATGCGTGGAAATCGCCAAGCGTTTCGGCAGCGACGACTCCGGACGTTTTGTCAACGGAGTGCTTGGAAACATCATAAGGAACAACAAGATTTAA
- the mtnA gene encoding S-methyl-5-thioribose-1-phosphate isomerase yields the protein MLPQSIEWISERKILKLLDQRKLPGEVAFCLCKSSEDTALAIENMTVRGAPAIGVAAAYGTVLAASESRQAFQEAVRRLSATRPTAKHLFWTLEKMKNCAAETPDGELCAALEKKAAELLNEDIEINMAIGKYGADLLPDNAEVITHCNAGAIATCGYGTALGVLRAARGQGKKIKVYADETRPRLQGARLTAWELLEDGFDVTLITDSMAAFLMTQRKIDAVFVGADRVARNGDTANKIGTYSLAVAAKRHKVPFYAAAPFSTIDTDCADGSRIPIEERSIEEVVRINGKLTAPEGIKVWNPAFDVTPAELIDGIITEKGVVRAPYDLKKFMEEAE from the coding sequence ATGCTTCCTCAGTCAATAGAATGGATTTCGGAACGTAAAATCCTTAAACTGCTGGATCAGAGAAAGCTTCCCGGAGAGGTTGCTTTCTGCCTTTGCAAAAGCAGCGAAGATACAGCGCTGGCAATTGAAAATATGACGGTGCGCGGGGCTCCGGCTATAGGGGTGGCGGCTGCCTACGGTACTGTTTTGGCAGCTTCGGAGAGCAGACAGGCGTTTCAGGAGGCTGTCAGACGGCTTTCCGCTACCAGACCTACAGCAAAGCATTTGTTCTGGACGCTTGAAAAAATGAAAAACTGCGCGGCAGAAACGCCTGACGGCGAACTTTGCGCGGCGCTGGAAAAGAAAGCCGCCGAACTGCTGAATGAAGATATTGAAATAAACATGGCGATTGGAAAATACGGGGCAGACCTGCTTCCTGACAACGCTGAAGTAATTACGCACTGCAACGCGGGGGCAATAGCCACCTGCGGATACGGTACCGCGCTCGGTGTTTTGCGCGCGGCACGCGGGCAGGGCAAAAAAATAAAAGTCTACGCAGACGAGACGAGACCGCGTCTGCAGGGCGCAAGGCTGACAGCCTGGGAGCTTCTTGAGGACGGCTTTGACGTGACGCTGATAACGGATTCAATGGCGGCGTTTCTTATGACGCAGAGAAAGATTGACGCTGTTTTTGTCGGCGCCGACAGGGTTGCGAGGAACGGCGATACGGCAAACAAAATAGGCACGTATTCGCTTGCGGTTGCCGCTAAACGCCATAAGGTTCCGTTTTACGCGGCTGCTCCTTTCAGTACGATAGATACGGACTGCGCGGACGGAAGCCGTATTCCGATAGAAGAACGCAGTATTGAAGAAGTAGTCAGGATTAACGGCAAACTCACGGCACCTGAAGGCATTAAAGTCTGGAACCCTGCTTTTGACGTTACGCCTGCCGAACTGATTGACGGTATAATCACGGAAAAAGGGGTAGTAAGGGCTCCCTATGATTTAAAGAAATTTATGGAGGAAGCAGAATGA
- a CDS encoding Asp23/Gls24 family envelope stress response protein, which translates to MSEIETSGGSEKKSVKRDCGTVKVSEEVVASIAMKAISGFDGVKPAVPGFITGLRLGRKTINGVRVNVSYEEENPEIIIDAYVLVRYGLRLPDVCWDLQESLKQQLEKTVGYAIKAVNVYVCGIDFSRAGKQTGVVNTELPSGAVQQ; encoded by the coding sequence ATGTCTGAAATAGAAACATCAGGCGGCAGCGAAAAAAAATCTGTTAAGAGGGACTGCGGGACTGTAAAGGTTTCTGAAGAGGTTGTTGCCAGTATTGCTATGAAAGCAATTTCAGGGTTTGACGGTGTAAAACCGGCAGTCCCAGGTTTTATTACGGGCTTGCGCCTCGGACGCAAAACGATAAACGGCGTGCGAGTGAACGTTTCTTACGAGGAAGAAAATCCCGAGATTATTATTGACGCCTACGTGCTGGTGCGATACGGTCTCCGTCTGCCTGACGTGTGCTGGGATTTGCAGGAAAGCCTCAAACAGCAGTTGGAAAAGACTGTAGGCTATGCGATAAAAGCAGTTAACGTCTATGTCTGCGGCATTGATTTCAGCCGCGCCGGCAAACAGACGGGCGTTGTGAATACCGAATTGCCGTCCGGCGCAGTACAGCAATAA